One Tripterygium wilfordii isolate XIE 37 chromosome 10, ASM1340144v1, whole genome shotgun sequence DNA segment encodes these proteins:
- the LOC120007253 gene encoding uncharacterized protein LOC120007253 translates to MCPVIVVDGTHLKGKYLGTIFVATALDGNEQIYPVSFGIGDSENNASWQWFFEKLRDAIAVEDFSRLCIISDRNPSIDRAVSLVLPGSFHGACIVHIQRNMKAKGFNESVIPIYLKAGKVYRTSEFEHLMNQLRNVDGGRPYAYLVEAGFHRWSRALSSGKRYSIMTTNIAEFLNAILRDARSLPITMLVEQLCGKLQEWFSDRHNNAASVTSYLCCECDKEVRKRSNRSQRLNVQPISHSEYYVRDGDQDGQVDLQNKTCSCRVFDLDQLPCVHALAVCRVRNISFYSLCSPTYTNEALMLAYAEPIYPVTIEDQHKVCENNVLLPPAIRRQGGRPRQRRIPSSGETVAVRICSRCRQRGHNRQTCKEPIVLTPTS, encoded by the coding sequence ATGTGCCCTGTTATCGTCGTTGATGGCACCCATTTGAAGGGTAAGTATTTGGGTACAATTTTTGTGGCAACTGCTTTGGATGGAAATGAGCAAATTTATCCGGTTTCTTTTGGCATTGGTGATTCTGAGAATAATGCATCTTGGCAatggttttttgaaaaattacggGATGCCATTGCAGTTGAAGACTTCTCACGGTTATGTATAATTTCAGACAGAAATCCTAGCATTGATAGGGCAGTTTCACTTGTATTGCCTGGTTCATTTCATGGTGCATGTATCGTCCATATCCAACGAAACATGAAGGCGAAAGGGTTTAATGAATCTGTCATCCCTATATATCTTAAAGCTGGTAAGGTGTATCGAACATCTGAGTTCGAGCATTTAATGAATCAGTTGCGTAATGTCGACGGAGGTAGACCTTATGCTTATTTAGTTGAAGCTGGTTTCCATAGGTGGTCTAGAGCACTGTCTTCTGGTAAGAGATATAGTATAATGACAACGAACATTGCAGAGTTCTTGAATGCTATACTACGAGATGCTCGAAGTTTGCCGATTACAATGCTAGTTGAACAATTGTGTGGCAAACTGCAGGAATGGTTCAGTGATCGTCATAATAACGCAGCATCTGTCACGTCTTACCTATGTTGCGAGTGTGACAAGGAAGTTAGAAAGAGAAGCAATAGGTCACAGCGACTAAATGTTCAACCGATAAGCCATAGTGAGTACTATGTACGAGATGGTGATCAAGATGGACAGGTCGATCTGCAAAACAAGACCTGTTCATGCCGGGTGTTTGATCTTGACCAACTTCCTTGTGTTCACGCATTGGCTGTATGTCGAGTTCGGAACATATCTTTTTATTCCTTGTGTTCTCCGACCTATACGAATGAGGCCCTAATGTTAGCTTATGCTGAACCTATATACCCAGTAACTATTGAGGATCAACACAAAGTTTGCGAGAATAACGTATTGCTCCCGCCGGCGATTAGACGTCAAGGGGGGAGGCCAAGGCAACGAAGGATCCCATCATCTGGTGAAACTGTAGCAGTGAGGATATGTTCCCGGTGTCGACAACGAGGTCATAATCGTCAAACATGCAAAGAGCCAATCGTATTGACTCCAACATCATAG
- the LOC120007254 gene encoding ubiquitin-like-specific protease ESD4, which yields MNDHIEHAHAHKAGSNLILKSKFDAIEQKLAEHGLAVLNENWEKKEDKDGNQDEDENDVDGKDENEKDDEGKDDEDKKEDQEGTHDADKNEDQAGKEDQDTVSPVRHDDDVEDAEVVARLMDLTEQVFEQPMTDKSSIGVEEIPKANYTFTRRTKRGSTSRRANIYNLIRKESQSQETSTNHNLDGPWPINLKRAEDTSYLVVGGTKMYKNWFINAMTPDYWLTDQHMDVAMYLLMKRIKQYPAIFNKKVVLLDTIFTDKHEVFEHYIFGKNPKGSIPLNGVDYIYFPMNWRNIHWVAIEVEVANKWINVYDSKISITSKEDCNNHMKPLRNMLPYILRLGGIDTGVAPWSVHRLQDVPQQETGGDCGMFTITFIEVLSAGMPIKLIKQEDMMFYRREFAIESYGQHF from the exons atgaATGATCACATCGAAcatgcacatgcacataaagCTGGATCGAATTTGATATTGAAGTCCAAGTTTGATGCCATAGAGCAGAAGTTGGCAGAGCATG GTCTGGCAGTGTTAAATGAAAAttgggagaaaaaggaggataAGGATGGAAATCAGGATGAGGATGAAAATGATGTTGATGGAAAGGATGAGAATGAAAAGGATGATGAGGGAAAAGATGATGAGGATAAAAAAGAGGATCAGGAGGGAACGCATGATGCGGATAAAAATGAGGATCAGGCAGGAAAGGAGGATCAGGATACAGTTTCCCCTGTTAGACATGACGATGATGTTGAGGATGCGGAGGTAGTTGCTCGATTGATGGATCTCACAGAACAAGTGTTTGAACAGCCAATGACAGACAAAAGTTCAATTGGAGTTGAAGAGATTCCAAAAGCCAACTACACATTTACACGGAGAACAAAAAGAGGTTCCACATCGAGACGTgcaaatatatataatctaattcGAAAAGAGTCTCAATCACAAGAGACAAGCACGAACCACAATCTTGATGGTCCTTGGCCAATCAATTTAAAGAG GGCTGAGGATACATCTTATTTGGTGGTTGGTGGAACGAAGATGTACAAAAATTGGTTTATCAACGCAATGACACCCGATTACTGGTTGACAGACcag CATATGGACGTGGCAATGTACCTCCTCATGAAGAGGATCAAGCAATACCCTGCCATATTCAATAAGAAGGTTGTGCTGTTGGACACTATATTCACT GACAAACATGAAGTCTTTGAGCActatatttttggaaaaaaccCTAAAGGGTCCATACCATTGAATGGTGTAGATTACATTTACTTTCCCATGAATTGGAGAAATATCCATTGGGTTGCAATTGAGGTTGAAGTTGCCAACAAATGGATCAATGTATATGATTCCAAAATTTCAATCACCAGCAAGGAGGATTGCAATAATCATATGAAACCCTTGAGGAATATGTTGCCATACATCCTTCGTTTGGGTGGGATTGATACAGGAGTCGCCCCATGGTCTGTTCATAGATTGCAAGATGTTCCTCAGCAAGAGACCGG GGGAGATTGTGGGATGTTCACAATAACATTTATAGAGGTGTTAAGTGCAGGAATGCCAATAAAACTTATTAAGCAAGAAGACATGATGTTTTACAGGAGAGAATTCGCAATCGAGTCATACGGACAACatttttaa